A single window of Acinetobacter wuhouensis DNA harbors:
- the hcaB gene encoding 3-phenylpropionate-dihydrodiol/cinnamic acid-dihydrodiol dehydrogenase has protein sequence MGWLQGEVALITGGGSGLGWALVERFIEEGAQVAVLQRSKAKVDALNEHFGGQVLAIEGDVANYADNVRAVNATVERFGKLDCFVGNAGIWDHYADIVNTSGEQLEKAFDEIMGINTKSLILGAKAALDALIASEGAIIFTLSNSALYSAGGGPVYTASKHAGVGIMKELAYELAPKVRVNAVAPSGMNVNIKGAASLGQENVGLLDARDPEKIARGMPLNFLPEPEEMTGSYVLLASRQNNRPLTGVLINAECGLGIRGLRQPRAGFFDE, from the coding sequence ATGGGTTGGCTACAAGGCGAAGTTGCACTGATTACTGGTGGTGGTTCAGGTTTAGGTTGGGCATTGGTTGAGCGTTTTATTGAAGAGGGTGCACAAGTTGCAGTGCTTCAGCGTTCTAAAGCCAAAGTGGATGCTTTAAATGAACATTTTGGTGGTCAAGTCTTAGCAATTGAGGGCGATGTAGCCAACTATGCAGACAATGTCCGTGCGGTAAATGCCACCGTTGAACGCTTTGGTAAACTTGATTGCTTCGTGGGTAATGCAGGAATTTGGGATCATTACGCAGATATCGTCAATACTTCAGGTGAACAACTTGAGAAAGCATTTGATGAAATTATGGGCATCAATACCAAGTCTTTAATCCTTGGAGCGAAAGCTGCACTTGATGCATTGATCGCTTCTGAAGGGGCTATCATATTTACTTTGTCTAATTCAGCCTTGTACTCAGCAGGCGGAGGCCCTGTATATACAGCGTCTAAGCATGCAGGGGTTGGAATTATGAAAGAATTGGCCTATGAGCTTGCGCCTAAAGTACGAGTGAATGCCGTTGCGCCCTCAGGTATGAATGTCAATATCAAAGGTGCGGCATCTTTAGGTCAGGAAAATGTAGGCTTATTGGATGCACGTGATCCTGAGAAAATTGCCCGTGGTATGCCATTGAACTTCCTCCCTGAACCTGAAGAAATGACTGGTTCATACGTACTGCTTGCATCTCGTCAAAACAATCGCCCACTGACAGGTGTATTGATCAATGCGGAATGTGGTTTAGGGATTCGTGGATTACGCCAACCACGTGCAGGTTTCTTTGATGAGTGA
- a CDS encoding 3-carboxyethylcatechol 2,3-dioxygenase, protein MPVKLICASHSPLMEFASPQQQYKEQKVRDTFAQLAKVVEAYNPTLIITFGPDHFNGFFYDLMPSFCVGIRATAAGDWDYGKIDNKIDVPEETAIDLVRRVLDEGVDVAYSYRMQADHGVTQPLHFLCGGKLDRYPTIPIFINGAAAPMPTTKRTVALGRAVGQFVKSLNLENERVLILGTGGLSHDPPTPQMGSVQPEVEEFLICGRNPSEESRNTRQGKIIAVGQKLAAGDTSVAVPLNPEWDRALLETFAKADFATIEAMTEAEIRKDGGRGGQEVRSWMAAFAAMHEVGEYDMTTHCYEDISEWIAGFGIVSAELK, encoded by the coding sequence ATGCCTGTTAAGCTCATTTGTGCATCGCACAGTCCATTGATGGAGTTTGCATCACCGCAACAACAATACAAAGAACAAAAAGTGCGTGACACTTTTGCTCAACTTGCCAAAGTAGTTGAAGCATACAATCCGACTTTAATTATCACATTCGGTCCTGACCACTTTAATGGTTTCTTCTATGACTTGATGCCAAGTTTTTGCGTGGGGATTCGTGCTACAGCGGCAGGCGATTGGGACTATGGCAAAATTGACAATAAAATTGATGTACCTGAAGAAACAGCGATTGATTTAGTACGCCGTGTTTTAGATGAAGGTGTCGATGTTGCCTATTCATACCGTATGCAAGCCGATCATGGTGTAACACAGCCCTTACATTTTTTATGCGGTGGAAAACTAGATCGCTACCCAACCATTCCGATTTTTATCAATGGTGCTGCTGCACCGATGCCCACCACCAAACGTACAGTGGCTTTAGGTCGTGCAGTCGGTCAGTTTGTTAAATCATTGAACCTTGAAAATGAACGTGTTTTGATTTTAGGAACAGGTGGCTTATCACACGATCCACCAACACCACAAATGGGTTCAGTACAGCCTGAAGTGGAAGAATTCTTGATTTGTGGACGTAATCCAAGTGAAGAATCACGCAATACACGTCAGGGCAAAATCATTGCTGTAGGACAAAAATTGGCAGCAGGTGATACCTCTGTGGCTGTACCACTGAATCCTGAATGGGATCGTGCCTTACTTGAGACTTTTGCCAAAGCTGACTTTGCCACAATTGAAGCGATGACTGAAGCTGAAATCCGTAAAGATGGCGGACGTGGCGGTCAGGAAGTCCGTTCTTGGATGGCAGCCTTTGCTGCGATGCATGAAGTGGGTGAATACGACATGACCACACATTGCTACGAAGATATTAGTGAGTGGATTGCGGGCTTTGGCATCGTATCTGCTGAATTGAAATAA
- the hcaD gene encoding 3-phenylpropionate/cinnamic acid dioxygenase ferredoxin--NAD(+) reductase subunit: MSQNETKTIVIVGAGQAGASAILELRANKYEGKIILVGDETHLPYERPPLSKDVILKPDETKIEILSEQKLADLGVEHIRGNGVVKINAEAKTVELKHGESIAFDKLLLATGGAARRLPNFDALGKHVYTLRNLEDSQALVPVLQAGRRIVLIGGGVIGLELASSARFKDCQVTVIEMGNMVMGRSSPRILSEFLLAQQRLAGVDVRLETKIADCRLEQNQDGEEVVITIEGGEELRADAVIYGIGIIPNAQLAVDAGLNVDFAIQVNENCQTSHPDIYAAGDVATQLRGNGQYGRVETWENANLQAGIFARHVMGVEHPMPNPAWFWTDQLNINYQFVGDMAAAEWHIRGEMDAAKGAESSFILFGITDGVIVGGITVNAAKEMRLLKKLISKQANFEADKHLDMSQELRKLVK, encoded by the coding sequence ATGAGCCAAAATGAGACGAAAACCATTGTAATTGTTGGTGCAGGTCAAGCAGGTGCGAGCGCCATTTTAGAACTTCGTGCCAACAAATATGAAGGCAAGATCATTTTGGTGGGAGATGAAACACATCTACCATACGAACGTCCACCTTTGTCTAAAGATGTGATTTTAAAACCTGATGAAACCAAAATTGAGATTTTGTCAGAACAGAAATTAGCAGATTTGGGCGTTGAACATATTCGTGGCAATGGTGTGGTGAAAATCAACGCTGAGGCAAAAACAGTTGAACTTAAACATGGTGAAAGCATTGCCTTTGATAAGTTACTGCTTGCCACAGGTGGCGCAGCACGTCGTTTGCCAAACTTCGATGCATTAGGTAAACACGTATATACCTTACGTAACCTTGAAGATTCTCAAGCCCTTGTTCCTGTACTACAAGCTGGTCGTCGTATTGTTTTAATCGGTGGTGGCGTGATTGGTCTAGAACTTGCTTCTTCTGCACGTTTTAAAGATTGCCAAGTGACAGTCATTGAAATGGGCAACATGGTGATGGGACGTTCATCGCCACGGATCTTGAGTGAATTTCTTTTAGCGCAACAACGCCTTGCAGGTGTCGATGTACGTCTTGAAACCAAGATTGCGGATTGTCGTCTTGAGCAAAATCAGGATGGTGAAGAAGTAGTGATTACCATTGAAGGTGGTGAAGAACTTCGTGCAGATGCCGTCATTTACGGCATCGGGATTATCCCAAATGCACAGTTGGCTGTGGATGCAGGCTTGAACGTAGACTTTGCCATTCAGGTCAATGAAAACTGTCAAACATCACATCCTGATATTTATGCAGCAGGCGATGTGGCAACGCAATTACGTGGCAATGGTCAATATGGTCGTGTCGAAACTTGGGAAAATGCCAATTTACAAGCAGGAATTTTTGCGCGTCATGTGATGGGTGTTGAGCATCCAATGCCAAATCCTGCATGGTTCTGGACAGATCAACTGAATATTAATTATCAATTTGTCGGTGATATGGCAGCAGCTGAATGGCACATTCGTGGTGAAATGGATGCTGCTAAAGGTGCTGAATCATCATTCATCCTATTTGGTATAACGGATGGTGTGATTGTGGGCGGTATTACCGTCAATGCTGCTAAAGAGATGCGTCTTTTGAAAAAACTCATCAGCAAACAAGCTAATTTTGAAGCAGATAAGCATTTGGATATGAGCCAAGAACTACGTAAGTTAGTTAAATAA
- a CDS encoding GNAT family N-acetyltransferase, giving the protein MEIDLNHILDTSSKDHPQLLKIWEDSVRATHDFLNEQHIVQIKESIIQHHYFDHVQLFHVERDGKIAGFMGLAYQKVEMLFVDPQFFDQGIGSILIKKAFELGAHEIDVNEQNQRALNFYLKHGFKQIARSELDSEGRPFPILHLRFPNHC; this is encoded by the coding sequence ATGGAAATAGACCTGAACCATATTCTGGACACATCATCAAAAGATCATCCGCAACTCTTAAAAATCTGGGAAGATTCTGTTCGCGCGACACATGATTTTTTAAATGAACAACATATTGTACAAATTAAAGAGTCGATCATTCAGCATCATTATTTTGATCACGTACAATTGTTTCATGTGGAACGAGATGGAAAAATCGCGGGATTTATGGGTTTGGCATATCAGAAAGTTGAAATGTTATTTGTCGATCCACAGTTTTTCGACCAAGGCATTGGTTCTATCCTGATCAAAAAAGCTTTTGAATTGGGAGCACATGAAATTGATGTCAATGAACAAAATCAACGTGCTTTGAATTTCTATCTTAAACATGGTTTTAAACAAATTGCGCGTTCTGAATTAGACTCAGAAGGTCGACCATTTCCTATTCTACATCTACGTTTTCCAAACCATTGTTAA
- a CDS encoding cation diffusion facilitator family transporter, with protein sequence MSDSNKIVVYAALFGNLAIALVKFVAAYITNSSAMLSEAVHSVVDTLNEILLLYGLKKSQQTADYQHPFGYGRELYFWAFIVALLVFALGSVVSIFQGIQHIRHPEVIESPMVNYAVLGFAILCEGTSWFIALKTFKKTKGSMGYFEAFRRSKDPTTFTVLFEDSAALIGLLIALVGIFCAHQFNLPVLDGVASVLIGVVLAISALLLARETKGLLMGETADPKLRHNVLQVAQEDQAVYSANGVLTEQMGAHQVIASLSLEFKDGLTSDEIETCVNRIEAKIKSIHPEIVALFVKPQTKQVWLERMKGRLE encoded by the coding sequence ATGTCAGATTCTAACAAAATTGTTGTATATGCAGCACTTTTTGGTAATTTAGCCATCGCATTGGTTAAGTTTGTTGCAGCGTATATTACAAATAGTTCTGCAATGTTAAGTGAAGCTGTACATTCTGTTGTGGATACACTGAATGAAATATTGTTGCTATATGGTTTAAAGAAATCGCAACAAACTGCCGATTACCAACATCCATTTGGCTATGGTCGAGAGTTATACTTTTGGGCCTTTATTGTTGCTTTATTGGTTTTTGCTTTGGGCTCAGTGGTGTCTATCTTTCAAGGTATTCAACACATACGTCATCCTGAAGTGATTGAATCTCCAATGGTGAATTACGCCGTGTTAGGGTTCGCGATTCTTTGTGAAGGAACGTCTTGGTTTATTGCCCTAAAAACCTTTAAAAAGACCAAGGGTTCAATGGGATATTTCGAGGCATTTCGACGTAGTAAAGATCCGACGACATTTACCGTTTTATTTGAAGATTCAGCAGCATTGATTGGTTTATTGATTGCTTTGGTTGGAATTTTTTGTGCACATCAATTTAATTTACCTGTTTTAGATGGTGTGGCTTCGGTATTGATTGGTGTCGTTTTAGCCATTTCAGCTTTACTTTTGGCGAGAGAAACGAAAGGATTGTTGATGGGGGAAACAGCAGATCCCAAATTGCGACATAATGTGTTGCAGGTCGCGCAAGAAGATCAAGCTGTATATTCTGCCAATGGTGTACTGACAGAACAAATGGGAGCTCATCAAGTAATCGCTTCTTTAAGTTTAGAATTTAAAGATGGGCTTACTTCAGATGAGATTGAAACCTGCGTGAACAGAATTGAAGCAAAGATTAAGAGTATTCATCCTGAAATCGTGGCATTATTCGTGAAGCCACAAACTAAACAAGTTTGGCTTGAAAGAATGAAAGGGCGTTTAGAGTAA
- a CDS encoding MBL fold metallo-hydrolase, which translates to MSKQEPIVRFEEKTKQDETILDKKNHENKVQSAVVPSENVQQLHYRIDTENCLSHTWAKPLFKVIGSNYHNGERFFNQQRRPEGRSRWDLMKWLGTRKSYTWNVDSAKEAAEFYATKRTLPQNRPDADDNDWQVWFVSHATVLVQIGPYNFLTDPVWADYVSPKQGRGPKRVIPSGIALEQLPEIHAVLLSHNHYDHMDLASLRWLHNKFGMPIYTGLGNGSYLPKAFHVIEMDWWQSALFKNLKIIYTPAQHGSGRGLRDQNIALWGGFSIISEHGHFFFAGDTGYSPHFKEIQKRLGTPRIALLPIGAYEPRALMQYMHMNPQDAFQAHLDLQAKRSLAIHYRTFQLTDEARDQPEQDLQKAMKHSSKMVNPFYCIREGRKLVV; encoded by the coding sequence ATGTCGAAACAAGAGCCAATTGTCCGTTTTGAAGAAAAAACGAAACAAGATGAGACGATTTTAGATAAGAAGAACCATGAGAATAAGGTTCAATCTGCTGTAGTTCCATCTGAAAATGTTCAGCAATTACATTATCGAATTGATACTGAAAACTGTTTATCGCATACATGGGCGAAACCGTTATTTAAAGTGATTGGTTCGAATTATCACAATGGGGAACGTTTTTTTAATCAACAACGTCGACCTGAAGGGCGTAGTCGTTGGGATTTGATGAAATGGTTAGGCACACGTAAGTCTTATACATGGAATGTCGATTCAGCCAAAGAAGCCGCTGAATTCTATGCAACTAAACGAACATTACCGCAAAACCGTCCAGATGCTGATGACAATGATTGGCAAGTCTGGTTTGTTAGTCATGCAACGGTCTTGGTACAAATAGGACCGTACAACTTTTTAACCGATCCAGTTTGGGCAGATTACGTCAGTCCTAAACAAGGGCGAGGACCTAAACGGGTGATTCCATCGGGAATTGCCTTGGAACAACTTCCAGAGATTCATGCCGTTTTATTGAGTCATAATCACTATGATCACATGGATTTGGCATCTTTAAGATGGCTACACAATAAATTCGGTATGCCGATTTATACAGGTTTAGGCAATGGATCATATCTGCCTAAAGCATTTCATGTGATTGAAATGGACTGGTGGCAATCGGCTTTATTTAAAAATTTGAAAATTATTTATACCCCCGCACAACATGGTTCTGGTCGTGGCTTACGTGATCAGAATATTGCATTGTGGGGCGGTTTCTCCATTATTTCTGAACATGGTCATTTCTTCTTTGCGGGAGATACAGGCTATTCACCACATTTCAAAGAAATTCAAAAGCGTTTAGGAACACCACGCATTGCTTTGTTGCCGATCGGGGCGTATGAACCTAGAGCATTGATGCAATATATGCATATGAATCCGCAAGATGCTTTTCAAGCGCATTTGGATTTACAAGCCAAGCGTTCTTTGGCTATACATTACCGTACATTCCAACTGACCGATGAAGCACGTGATCAGCCTGAACAAGATTTGCAAAAAGCCATGAAACATTCGTCGAAAATGGTCAATCCGTTTTATTGTATCCGTGAAGGGCGTAAGTTAGTGGTCTAA
- a CDS encoding DoxX-like family protein, with product MDKSIQKALLTINISLAILWIYQGIVPKIIFKAAEERKFWEFLEIDQSSMMLFITLSGVIEIIYGCLFLVFRQSKLLHYLNIFGLVGLVVTVAVIYPQYFTAGFNPFAMNVAMATLSVVAIQLINIQHSQNVTT from the coding sequence ATGGATAAGTCTATTCAAAAGGCATTACTCACAATAAATATCAGCTTAGCGATCTTATGGATTTATCAAGGTATCGTGCCGAAAATTATCTTTAAAGCAGCAGAAGAACGAAAGTTTTGGGAATTTCTAGAGATTGATCAATCGAGCATGATGCTGTTTATTACACTTTCAGGTGTGATCGAGATCATTTATGGCTGTTTATTTTTAGTATTTCGACAATCTAAGTTACTTCATTATCTCAATATTTTTGGCTTAGTTGGTTTAGTAGTCACAGTTGCGGTCATTTATCCACAATATTTCACTGCTGGCTTTAACCCTTTTGCAATGAATGTTGCGATGGCTACTTTATCTGTCGTTGCGATTCAACTGATCAATATTCAACATAGTCAAAACGTTACAACCTGA
- a CDS encoding thiol-disulfide oxidoreductase DCC family protein, with the protein MSKISTENHIVLTKDSIEQIIQQHDIVLFDAICVLCNAWTEFLIKYDIGARFKLASVQSDLGQAILKFYQMPTDHFDTMLVIKNGQMYTESTAFLKVIEDLGQPFSSLKVGYVMPKLLRDFLYRRVAFNRYRLFGKMQHCTLPSAENKQHFLENVING; encoded by the coding sequence ATGTCAAAAATAAGCACTGAAAATCATATTGTCCTGACTAAGGACAGCATTGAACAGATCATTCAACAACATGACATTGTGTTATTTGATGCGATTTGTGTGTTATGCAATGCTTGGACAGAATTTCTGATCAAATACGATATAGGTGCTCGATTTAAACTCGCCTCAGTTCAGTCTGATTTAGGACAAGCCATTTTAAAATTTTATCAAATGCCAACAGACCATTTTGACACCATGTTAGTGATTAAAAATGGGCAAATGTACACCGAATCTACTGCATTTTTAAAAGTGATCGAAGACTTGGGGCAACCTTTTTCAAGTTTAAAAGTCGGTTATGTCATGCCGAAATTGCTCCGAGATTTTCTCTACCGCCGAGTGGCTTTCAATCGTTATCGCTTATTTGGAAAAATGCAGCATTGCACCCTTCCTTCTGCTGAAAATAAACAGCATTTTTTGGAAAATGTCATTAATGGATAA
- the katG gene encoding catalase/peroxidase HPI gives MDNNKPASGCPFHQAGGQTSVASTNNADWWPNALNLDILSQHDKKTNPMDPDFDYAKAFKSLDLEAVKQDLRELINSSQDWWPSDYGSYIGMFVRTAWHLAGSYRKQDGRGGANTGNQRFAPLNSWPDNVNTDKGRRLLWPIKQKYGNKISWGDLIVLAGTVAYDVAGLKTFGFGGGRLDIWAPEKDIYWGEERQWLAPTKERYASDADRSSLENPLAAVQMGLIYVNPEGVDGVQDPLRTAQDMRVTFDRMGMDDEETVALTVGGHTVGKAHGNGKAENLGADVESADVEFQGLGWHNSEGTGNGANTMVSGLEGAWTIHPDKWDNEFLYLLFTYEWEKTLSPAGAKQWEPVNIKEEDKPVDAHNPNVRRNPMMTDADMALKFDPAYRKIAEDFYQNPAKLADVFARAWFKLTHRDMGPKTRYLGADVPNEDLIWQDPIPKADYSLSDVEVTNLKVKLLNSGLTSAELIATAWDSARTFRGSDYRGGANGARICLAPQKDWEGNESARLAKVIAKLEEIQAGLVKKVSIADLIVLGGTAAVEKAAQDAGVNIKVPFLAGRGDATQEQTDAYSFEDFEPKADGFRNFLKADYVVQPEEMLLDRAQLLGLTAPEMTVLVGGLRVLGANYADDKAGVFTDKVGVLTNDFFVNLTDMNFNWKPTGKNSYNIVERKSGDVKWTASRVDLVFGSNSILRSYAEVYAQDDNKEKFVKDFVAAWTKVMNADRFDVK, from the coding sequence ATGGATAACAATAAGCCAGCTTCAGGTTGCCCTTTCCATCAAGCCGGTGGGCAGACCAGTGTAGCCAGCACCAATAATGCAGATTGGTGGCCGAATGCGCTGAATCTCGATATTCTTTCTCAACATGACAAAAAAACCAATCCGATGGACCCAGATTTTGATTATGCCAAAGCATTTAAATCATTGGATTTGGAGGCAGTAAAACAAGACTTACGTGAACTGATTAATTCAAGCCAAGATTGGTGGCCATCGGACTATGGCAGCTATATTGGTATGTTCGTACGTACCGCATGGCACTTGGCAGGTTCGTATCGTAAACAAGATGGTCGTGGCGGTGCGAACACAGGTAACCAACGCTTTGCACCCTTAAACAGTTGGCCTGATAACGTCAATACTGATAAAGGTCGTCGTCTACTTTGGCCAATCAAACAGAAATATGGTAATAAAATCTCTTGGGGTGACTTGATCGTCCTCGCAGGAACAGTTGCTTATGATGTGGCAGGTTTAAAAACCTTTGGTTTCGGTGGTGGTCGTTTAGATATTTGGGCACCTGAAAAAGATATTTACTGGGGTGAAGAACGCCAATGGCTTGCACCGACCAAAGAACGTTATGCAAGTGATGCGGATCGTTCATCTTTAGAAAATCCACTTGCTGCGGTACAAATGGGCTTGATCTATGTCAACCCTGAAGGTGTTGATGGTGTCCAAGATCCACTGCGTACAGCACAAGACATGCGTGTTACTTTTGACCGTATGGGTATGGATGATGAAGAAACTGTTGCCCTCACTGTAGGTGGTCATACCGTGGGTAAAGCACATGGTAATGGTAAAGCTGAAAACCTCGGTGCAGATGTAGAAAGTGCAGATGTAGAATTCCAAGGTCTCGGTTGGCACAACTCAGAAGGTACAGGCAATGGCGCAAATACCATGGTCAGTGGTCTTGAAGGTGCTTGGACAATACATCCTGACAAATGGGACAATGAATTCCTGTATTTACTGTTCACGTATGAATGGGAAAAAACGCTCAGTCCTGCGGGTGCAAAACAATGGGAACCTGTGAACATCAAAGAGGAAGACAAACCTGTCGATGCACACAATCCAAATGTACGTCGTAATCCGATGATGACAGATGCCGATATGGCACTGAAATTTGACCCTGCGTACCGTAAAATTGCTGAAGATTTCTATCAAAATCCTGCCAAATTAGCTGATGTATTTGCCCGTGCTTGGTTCAAACTCACCCATCGTGATATGGGACCAAAAACTCGCTACTTGGGTGCAGATGTTCCAAATGAAGATTTAATTTGGCAAGATCCTATTCCAAAAGCAGATTACTCATTGTCTGATGTCGAAGTGACGAATTTAAAAGTAAAGCTACTGAACAGTGGTTTAACTTCTGCTGAATTGATCGCAACCGCTTGGGATAGCGCACGTACTTTCCGTGGTTCGGACTATCGTGGTGGTGCCAATGGTGCACGTATTTGCCTTGCACCGCAAAAAGACTGGGAAGGGAATGAATCTGCTCGTTTAGCTAAAGTTATTGCGAAACTTGAAGAAATTCAAGCGGGCTTAGTGAAGAAAGTCAGCATTGCAGATTTAATCGTACTCGGTGGTACAGCAGCGGTTGAGAAAGCAGCGCAAGATGCGGGTGTGAACATCAAAGTTCCATTCCTTGCAGGTCGTGGTGATGCGACTCAGGAACAAACAGATGCTTATTCTTTTGAAGATTTCGAGCCGAAAGCAGATGGTTTCCGTAACTTCTTAAAAGCAGATTATGTGGTTCAGCCTGAAGAAATGTTGCTTGATCGTGCACAATTGCTTGGTTTGACTGCACCTGAAATGACTGTTCTTGTCGGTGGTTTGCGTGTACTTGGCGCAAACTATGCGGACGATAAAGCAGGTGTGTTTACAGATAAAGTTGGTGTTCTCACTAATGATTTCTTCGTGAATCTAACGGATATGAACTTTAACTGGAAACCGACGGGTAAGAATTCATATAACATCGTTGAGCGTAAATCTGGCGATGTAAAATGGACTGCAAGCCGTGTGGATCTGGTATTTGGTTCTAACTCGATTCTTCGTTCTTATGCAGAAGTCTATGCGCAAGACGACAACAAAGAGAAGTTTGTCAAAGACTTCGTGGCGGCTTGGACGAAAGTTATGAATGCTGACCGCTTTGATGTGAAATAA
- a CDS encoding helix-turn-helix transcriptional regulator — translation MENGYAHIYDLVSKEWVNLDNYNNDRVPLEIVSQEYNQIASFIDEPNLGLKVVQNYNLQRSPFYYVMKFSLEPILSRNIELPEILVLRMASHYYGMMTEVVAMHCEEYNHKIVVDFNPNLPELVSKHQIEGMMFAFSRLVHNFIDKRPIGVQFTHQQEVVNSKLYHQTFYCQPTFSHDMNKLIYQTSGITHESDYPLLINPIIHAIKMQFPQMLFNEMVRIILQVTLGFISPTRENIARTLSMSIRTMQRRLKEEGMNFNDILLEVRKNRIHHYLNYSQLTLDKISLLLGYKATSQFHKAFRSWFGLTPKEYRAKI, via the coding sequence ATGGAAAATGGTTATGCTCATATTTATGACTTAGTTTCAAAGGAATGGGTAAATTTAGACAATTACAACAATGATCGAGTTCCTTTAGAAATTGTCAGCCAAGAATATAACCAAATCGCAAGCTTCATTGATGAACCCAATTTAGGGCTTAAAGTTGTTCAAAATTATAATTTACAACGTTCTCCTTTTTATTATGTGATGAAATTTAGTCTAGAACCTATTTTATCGAGAAATATTGAATTACCTGAAATTTTAGTTTTAAGAATGGCAAGTCATTACTATGGCATGATGACTGAGGTTGTTGCTATGCATTGTGAGGAATACAATCACAAAATCGTGGTTGATTTTAACCCCAATCTTCCTGAGTTAGTGTCTAAACATCAGATAGAAGGCATGATGTTTGCTTTTTCCAGACTGGTGCATAATTTTATTGATAAGAGACCTATTGGTGTGCAATTTACACATCAGCAGGAAGTGGTCAATAGTAAGTTATATCATCAGACTTTTTACTGTCAGCCTACTTTTTCGCATGATATGAATAAGTTGATTTATCAAACTTCTGGGATCACACATGAAAGTGATTATCCATTATTAATTAACCCAATTATTCATGCGATAAAAATGCAGTTCCCCCAAATGCTTTTTAATGAAATGGTCAGAATTATCTTGCAGGTGACATTGGGGTTCATTTCACCAACACGTGAAAATATAGCCAGAACATTGAGTATGAGTATTCGGACTATGCAGCGTAGACTGAAAGAGGAGGGGATGAATTTTAATGATATTTTACTGGAAGTCAGAAAAAATAGAATTCACCATTATTTGAACTATTCTCAGCTTACATTGGATAAAATCAGTCTACTCTTGGGCTATAAAGCGACCAGCCAGTTTCATAAGGCATTTCGTTCATGGTTTGGGCTGACACCAAAAGAATATAGGGCAAAAATCTAA
- a CDS encoding TetR/AcrR family transcriptional regulator — translation MVLPAINVRRKPRQSRARITQEALMESFVRLLHERPASEITIREITDVAGVGLGTFYEYFSKKEDLIALTIHQHVKSNAEALKSYAQSLIELSTNFDFSAYLQQVIHFQLQEIQAQQFLWAQTFLLERQISSIEIYRKSYDMMVQMWQSILIPFIQDHEQLNRISLNVQRVCYGVISQTLLIEPEFGEWDALESDVLGFIKSLMEI, via the coding sequence ATGGTTTTGCCTGCAATCAATGTGCGTCGTAAACCTCGCCAATCAAGGGCTCGTATCACTCAAGAAGCCTTGATGGAAAGTTTTGTTCGGCTTTTGCATGAACGCCCTGCCAGTGAAATTACCATTCGGGAAATCACCGATGTTGCAGGTGTCGGCTTGGGAACTTTTTATGAGTATTTTTCCAAGAAAGAAGATTTGATTGCTTTGACTATTCATCAACATGTGAAAAGTAATGCTGAAGCTTTAAAAAGTTATGCACAAAGTCTGATCGAGTTATCCACAAATTTTGATTTTTCAGCATATTTACAGCAAGTCATTCATTTTCAGTTACAGGAAATTCAGGCACAACAGTTTTTATGGGCGCAGACTTTTTTGTTAGAACGGCAAATTTCGAGTATTGAAATTTATCGTAAAAGTTATGACATGATGGTGCAAATGTGGCAAAGCATTCTCATACCTTTTATTCAGGATCATGAGCAATTGAATCGGATCAGTTTAAATGTGCAACGGGTTTGCTATGGTGTGATTTCTCAAACTTTATTGATTGAGCCTGAGTTTGGGGAGTGGGATGCTTTGGAGAGTGATGTGCTTGGTTTTATAAAAAGTTTAATGGAGATATAG